The Coffea arabica cultivar ET-39 chromosome 2c, Coffea Arabica ET-39 HiFi, whole genome shotgun sequence genome includes the window GCAGCATAACAACAGTGCAAAAATATTGGATCTGACGTCTATGATAATTTTTAATGGTATATCTTTATCCACAGCATTAGAAGGGTACTTAATGGAGATATGTAACAACGCACGGTGCAGAATTTGGTCCACCAATAACTTTGCAATCCCTTGCAAGTAGGTTGCATGCGAGTTGAACCAATAAAAAATATTCAGTTCATCAgttcgattatatatatatacatatatatttattttaataataaaattatatatattttttattatttattatgaaaaattattattttattcattttttaaaaataaaataattaatttttatttttttaaactcaaCTCAACTAGAATTGGAAATTGAAATCGCACCCGAACTTTATATTGAAAACTCATCGAATTTGAGTTCAAGCTCGAActtgataaaataaaatcaagatTCAGCTCAGTTAGGCATCAAGATTCAGCTCAGTTAGGCCAAAACTTGTTTCAATTCTATTTGTTTGCTGCCTACTTGCAAGTGAAAAGGTGGATCCGCTCTCCTCGATGCATGGACTGCCTTCTTGTTTTCGATGCCGTTTGCATTATAGCTACTCATATTCTGATGTTAATGGTGCTTGTCCGGTATGGAATCTAGGCTCAAGACATGATAGTACACGACCACGTTAATTAAACACCATAGGCTGCAAGATACAACATTAGCTACACAATGTTGAAAAGTCCAAGCATTTCTAAGTGGTAGCAGATTAACAACCACGCCAGCACATGATCAACGGAATTATATTCAGGTGGAGAACCAAAACAGGCCAACAGTGAGATATTCACCACAAAAGATACAAAGTTGAGACAGCATTCTAAGATAAACAAGAAGTGCCACCTTTTTTTCAGGAATCCTACCGAAAAGTATAAAGGAAATGTCAAACTACATTTACAATCAGCTAGACCATGATCAAATAGGTGTTTCTTGAAAGTCAGAGGCTAACAAGATTTGAGACTCCTACACTGGTCCAAGGAAGTCACCATTCAAGCCAACGACTGCTCGGAAATCCGCCTCAGCCTCAACATACTGCTCACCAATTACCATGAAACGTACAGTTACATCTTTCTCAATCTTGGATGTTTCACTTATGAAGATTGGGTTTTCTCCAGGCACATATCGATAATCAGGCATTTTTTGATGTGAGAGATAAATTTTGTCCATAGGTCCACATCTCAAGAAAACCCCATGCTTCAGAATCTTGTGAACAACACCTTCCAGAACCTCTCCCTTGAAGATTTTGAAAGTAATGCAGCTGAACTCTACTGGAAAGAGTACATCCCCAGTACGCTCTCTAATTTTTCCTTCCCCAATCTTATCCAAAGTAGTCACAGCAAGAAAGTAACCCAGGTCCTTTGTTGCCTTTTTGGCAGCAAAATCATCCATAAGGCGAATGATAATGGCCTTTTGAAGTGCCAAACCATTGGAATCAAGGCTCTCAGGAGGGATTATTACATTCCATGAgagttgtgattgaagaaacaTTTTGCTGTAACCTGTAGAAACATCAGAACAGAATAGACATTTTAAatgaaattcagaaaaattcaaatgatCATTTGACAGTTAGGCTTCCAGGGAAAAGTTTATATGTGGTGTTTCTCAAAGTAAAACATATTAGCAGCATTAAATGTGATGCATGAAAGAGATCAACAAGAGTTCCACTATGGCTACTCCTAATCAAATAAgtcttgagcaagaaaggataATTCATGGTTCCATATGCATAACTAAAATCGCAATGAAACAACTCGGACATTTCATATATCATTGCTATGGGTAAGCAGCAACAGAAACTCACTAACTTCTGATATTCGTCCACATTTTGCATTCTTTTTACATGGTCTTTTATGTGCAGAACAAGGAACACTGGGCAGGCAGATGACCTTTTAGTTTTCATTATTGATTCATCAATTATCTTTTAATAACTTCTCCAACCTCAAACACACAAGGCTTGGTCTGCCATCTGAATTATCTTGACTGCAACAATATAGCATTAACCTACAAATGTTGGTGTCCAAATAATATAAGCCCATTATGCATGCATCTGATACTTTGGCCTAATAAAGATTAATTAGTACGATAACTCCAGAAAGGAAGTTGAGAGCCTCATTTCAAAGAGTTTTAAATTTGCCAAGTTATCAACATATccccctctctctcttcctGCACATCACCAGTCTCAAAAAGTGATGAAGACTTAAAAAGAAGTAGCATATACAATCTATAAATCAACATGCATTTTGACAGACAAACACACAAATCACCATGTCCAGTGGAAGTGATGAAGACTTAAAAAGAAGTAGCATATACAATCTATAAATCAACATGCATTTTGACAGacaaaacacataaatcacCATGTCCAGTGGACAATTTTCTAGGAGATATCTGATCTCCATGAGTTGACAAATCAGATCTGTTAAACCTCTTTTGCTACCATAACAACCCCCAGGAAGGGGGAGGGGGTTGGGGGTGGGGGAATataagtaaaatttttttaaaaaaatacacgGGAAAGAACTTGATGGCATAATTTATTCAATTCTAAACATACAACTACACAAAAAATACCAGACTTGGGAGGTAGATGTCTACCGGAGGCCATTGCACAAAAAATAAGACGAGACCGTACGAGCTCCGGACTTTAGCttaagaaagggaaggcaataGCTGCAACAGGCCTTGATTAGACCCATAAGATCCTAAATCAGAACAATGACCCACAATGTGGAGAAAAATCAACTGTCTAGTACACGGTTTGAACTCAGATAATCCAACCAACAAACTCAACAAACAGAAAGACTTCTACAATACTATTATCTACTATCTTATCAGTTGttattttcttccttttattttccctctagaaccagaaattttaaAGAACCATTCGACAACCCTCGAAGAAGGCCTAAAACCCAAAACCCTTCGACCCAAAATGCCAACATGCTGTAACATTCAACCTTCACGACTTCAGCAGTTCATTTCACACACAGAAGAATCGGAGAATCCCATAACATACgaaaaaattccaaaaagaaaaagcgaaaaaaaaagaagcaatcttgaacttgattttCTCCGATTGAATGAATGTCAAGACAAGGTAGAAGCATGCTATAGAGAGCTGCCGGATATAAAAAGGTAGGAGTGGGCTATACCTGGTGAATCAACTGGACTGACAACCCCTGTCCTCCCAATGGGGAATTCGCTTTCCACCTTCCTCACGCTAACCCAGAAACCAGCGTGAAAGTTTCGTACCGAAGCTGGAGGTGTAAAGGAACAGAGCAGTACTATTTGCTCTGCTTGGCAAGAGCATTATACTACTACAAAAGTTAAGTGGTTACGGTCTAATTTgattaacgttaaacaataaacaGATGAAGGAACAGAGAGATACGACGCCGTTGGGCTCCTTAATCGTTGTTTTACTTGGCTTTGGCTTTTTGGTCCAGCGAAAGGGTTTTGAATTTAGATATATagaatactttttttttaaaaaaaagattcCAATTTGAGGTAGACTAATTATGAGAAAATCGTTAAATAAATGTTGCACaattctagacattatttttcTCGTTTTTTCCCCTCCTCCATGCCAGCCGGCGAACGCGCAAGACACAGGAAAAGAAGTTGtatccctccccccccccccccccccccttctttGTTTTCTTAAATTCCCTCATTCGTGTTTGAGTGGTTTTTCTTCTTTCGATATGCTCTGTAAACTCGCAAACTGCAATCAACGCTGCCATTCTACGCCTCTCTATTGGCCGGTATAAATCTGTTTTAcgggaaaagaacaaaaaaaaaaaaaaaaaaagagtcaacaGCTCGAAGTATGTCTGTAAACAGATCGCTGATATCCATGATGAAAATCAGACCTTGAACGGTGGTATTTCATTCTATGGTTTAGCGAAGGCAAAGAGAAGtaaaaaaacaaataattcCCAAGGCTAAGGGAAACGCAGGAAACAAATAACATGCAAGAGCTTCAAGACTACACCGAAACTTTCATCTACAAGACTCCACATAGGAATTGAATCTCTACAGCGTGCCAATGTGGGCATAAGCAGACAAGTTAATAAATAGAGCCATAAAGGTAGTAGTGTTAACAGCACAAAGATCAGCGTATACAGCCATCTGTTTCAAGCCTCAGAACTCCGTAGTATGTACACAACACTCCGCGATGTTTAAACTAACATACATATTGCAATCAGCTCATGGTGTAGGCAGCCTGTTTAACCTCATCATAGGTGCCTGATTCCTCATTATAAGAAAACCTACACGTAAAAAGGTTAAATTTCATTGAGTGTGCCTCCCGGTTGAAAACATAATAGTAGACAAGAAACATTAAACACAAGTACATTACCATTGTCCCGATGCCGCATAACAATATAGCCCCGAAGACGGATCATAATAGTAACCCAGCCTGCTACTATAGTAATAACTGAACACAAGAAAGATCGGACATTGTAAGCCAACTTCCAAGGTTTAAACATTCAGAGATATTTGTTAATCTTCGAAGGGCTCAAAATCATAAATCCAAGCGGTCCAGCACAAATTGTTGTCCCAAGCACATTACCAAACGGAGGAAGCAAAATTAAGATGGACTGAGCCAACTTTCTGCTTGAATGGTTCACATCACATTTGTCTTCAATAACTGAAACGGGCTACTTACCAAACATTCAATTATGTAGAACAATCTTCCTAATACCTAAAACATTAGTAACCAATATTCATGATTGATTGCACTGTTACAACACAACATGAGGGCAAGTTCTCAATTTTCGCAAGTGGTTCAAGAACCAATGAAGATGAGAAATAGAATTAACAAAACCCCAAGTAAAAGAAGGTTAAAGAGGAATGCTCCGTAAGTCTGTCTCCTTGCATGACCAACACAGTTTCTTACTCTATTTTGCAAAACCAGACCAAAAATCATGCCTGAAATCACCCATCCCTTCCCAATTACCAAACTTTGGAAGCAAGGAACTGCTTGTGCACATCTTACTGAACAAGCATTCCAAAGCAAAGAAACACTCAACCTATCCTCAGCCATCCAGATTCATTAATGATtttgtcttccattttcgacTTATCCATTCGGCATTGGAGTAAAAAACAAAGAATCCTAACTACTTTCACTGCTGAGGCAATGTTGTTATTGAAGCAAATCTACTTCATTTTGCGTCTTAAATTAATAGGTTTAAGATCAAGGCATACCCAGAAGATTCATCGTATACATAATCATCCTGCAGATCTCCACCTGCAATGGAATTCACTTGCAAGTTATAACAAAATTCAGGTGGTGGCATATGTACcattttaaataataaataagCAGATTTTGGGGTCCAAGCCTTACCTTCTGAATGTTGACTAGATTTACTGAGATCAAGATTACTGCCATCAGAGACTGCATTGAAAGTTGCattttcatcatcttcaccaaaCATATCAAATCCATCACCAATGTTGTCTGCAGCAGCAGAGCTATTCAATGAAGCACCATTGCCCAAGTTGAAAACAGAAGCAGCCTTCCCATTGTCCATTCCATTGGGAATGAAGTCCTCATCAAGGACACTACCAGATTTCCCTGGTCCTGAGCTAATGGAAGTGCCTTGCCTCCTTGCCGCAGCTAACTTTTCATATCCCTCTGAAAATCAAGaaagaaatgcaagaaaaagggAATTATTACAATAAGGTATGGACACATTTAGGGAAACCCACACAAAACTAAACTTTCTGGTAGGATAGACAACTCAGCACCAATTATAACTTCGCTTGTCCGACTATTTGTCTTTCAGTGTATAGGCCACAAAAAGCTGTTAGAGAACAAGAAAAACACATAATATGCTATTATTCATCAGAAGTTCACACACAACATAATTCAATGTCTTCAAGATTTATC containing:
- the LOC113726653 gene encoding DNA-directed RNA polymerase V subunit 7, which produces MFLQSQLSWNVIIPPESLDSNGLALQKAIIIRLMDDFAAKKATKDLGYFLAVTTLDKIGEGKIRERTGDVLFPVEFSCITFKIFKGEVLEGVVHKILKHGVFLRCGPMDKIYLSHQKMPDYRYVPGENPIFISETSKIEKDVTVRFMVIGEQYVEAEADFRAVVGLNGDFLGPV